Proteins from one Podospora pseudoanserina strain CBS 124.78 chromosome 1, whole genome shotgun sequence genomic window:
- a CDS encoding hypothetical protein (COG:O; EggNog:ENOG503NVI6) has translation MGKDNAGEEMMNKTRRRSEPWDDLQLPDGHKRLVQSLIESHSDHEGPRSLHFDLERGSPFSYTGCLVLEKHQQLNAKDSKIGPVWNGRRIRNAFRSAVALVGYRSSGGRIKLEREHFEQVSEVSHSETDSAKAERWGYRIDEYRTDETIHLQSQHNHSDNRRPAEGPGHAMFGQMGTAPNVNTPAGSAAPFMHAGFQHFGQQGGGFYNPQPQQPHAAAFPVMTGAAPGPLQQQNQQLGYPMAAPPQHYGAGCGGPTASRSLDFTG, from the exons ATGGGCAAAGACAACGCCGGAgaggagatgatgaacaAAACGCGGAGGCGGTCGGAGCCATGGGACGATTTACAGCTTCCCGATGGGCATAAACGTTTGGTGCAGTCTCTGATTGAGTCGCATTCCGATCACGAGGGACCACGCAGCCTGCATTTTGATCTT GAGAGGGGGTCACCATTCTCCTACACGGGGTGCCTGGTGTTGGAAAAGCATCAACAGCTC AACGCGAAGGACTCCAAGATCGGCCCGGTTTGGAACGGTCGCCGAATCCGCAATGCGTTCCGAAGCGCTGTTGCGCTGGTGGGATACCGTTCCAGTGGCGGCAGGATCAAACTCGAGAGGGAGCATTTTGAGCAGGTGTCCGAGGTGTCCCAC TCAGAGACCGACTCGGCAAAGGCCGAGAGATGGGGTTACCGTATCGACGAATATCGCACCGATGAGACGATACACCTGCAATCACAGCATAACCACTCAGACAACCGCAGGCCGGCAGAAGGACCTGGGCATGCTATGTTTGGGCAGATGGGAACGGCACCCAACGTGAACACACCGGCTGGGTCGGCGGCGCCTTTCATGCACGCCGGTTTCCAACACTTTGGCCAgcaagggggagggttttacaaccctcaacctcaacaaccccatgcAGCAGCTTTCCCCGTGATGACCGGAGCTGCGCCAGGTCCTCTACAACAACAGAATCAGCAACTGGGATATCCCATGGCGGCACCGCCCCAGCACTACGGAGCTGGCTGCGGAGGCCCAACTGCCTCAAGGTCACTCGACTTCACAGGGTAA